Within Spinacia oleracea cultivar Varoflay chromosome 4, BTI_SOV_V1, whole genome shotgun sequence, the genomic segment aattggttaaaataattatttgacacaaattttgatagaatattaaaacatttatgtgataatataaaacaaaatgtaaagaacattttgagacaCCCAAAAAGTAAAACgtagaaaacaaaaagaaatggagtgACAAGAATATTATGGACATTTATGCtacaatataaaagaaaatattcCAAAAGTAAAGATTAAATGAGACACTCAAAATAGAAaccgtaaagaataaaaagggacaGACGGAGTAGTCTATACGGAGTACCCGGTCGTATCCcatgcactacaagaaattgtaccattaacgacgggaattttcgtcgctaaaggtcaataatcgttgattaacgacggcaTTCCTGCCACGAACCCgccataaaagggggccgtcgttaatggaaaatctcgtcgttaacccgtcgtaaaagacatttgcgacggttattccggtctttgtttggttgttatatccatcgcaaaagccttttagtGACGGAATTTTTTGACCGTCATTATTAGATTGTTATTAAattatacaattttttgtaATGATGACAAGCTTTTTTTAATTACAGGAGAAACAGAAGAAATTTTTCGACTGTTGCTTCAAAGAGAGCGGGACCTAATTAAACAGCAAGATGACAATGGAAATTCAGCATTCCATTTATGGGCATATGATCGTAAACTATGGCCATTTAAAAGTCTCCTAGAAAGCAATGATATTATACCAGATGCTAAGAGAGTTTTCGCAGACTTGGTCTCTTCAACTAACAACGATGGTATCAACCCTTTACATTTTCTGGTTAAGCGTACCTCTAATGAAGAAGTTTCTATTGAAATAGCAAAGTTGCTAGTAGAAATTTACAAACAGGAATTACTGGCACAAACATCGAGCATCTCAGAAGATCAACTTCCCTGGTTAAAGCAAGACGATGAAGGAAATACACCATTCTCCTTGGCCATTGACCGCCAATTACAAAATCTTGCAAAGTATATATTATCAGTGGATGTAAATGTAGTTATTACCTGTCAGGAGAACGTTTTGTTCTTGGCAATCGAGAAGGGATGTCATGAAGTTGCCGAAAAGATTCTAGAGATAGTAGTTAACAAAGGTTGGACTCAACTTCTTACTACTAGTAATAATCACCAAAATATCCTCCATCTTGCTGCATTATGCAAAGGTGAGTCTACGtacttttgtttctttttccatCTTGGTCTTTCTTGAAGCATCATAGCAATTACCATTGGTACTTAAAATAGGATATTTTTTATTCTAATCGCCTAGGTTTTAGATTTTTGTATTTACCAACCTATAAacgtaatttcatatttaccattttaattttatgaaacGTTTTACATTCACCGGCCATCTTATAAAATGTAATTTCATACGTAGAATTTATCATCTCATCGGATTGCATACCACTTTCAGTCCATGCATGCCCTATTTAATAACTTCTTTAATTTGAAATCTAATAAAAGAGGACATGGACCGATAACTGAATGGAAGCCATTGAAAAATGGCGAATAAAAAGTATTTCGTAAAGTTAAGACAGTAAATAAGAAATTACATTTGATAAGGCGATTAAATACAAAAATCTGATATTTAAAAAGtacattaaattaaaaaaatcctTAAAAGCAtacaatgattgaaatttgaggacgcacgcggAAGTTCTGATGGACATCaattatataacaaaattgCATTTTCATCATTTATTACATTACTAAgaattgtacaacaatatttgcTTTGGTTGAACACTTGTTCTACCCCTCATATCTTGTGGGAGCTCTCTCGATTGGCTCACCCTAAACTTATGCACATACAACCTAATTTATAGTTGTTGTATATggtttctagatttttctattCCCCTCATCGTCTAGATTTTTCTTAGAATAATTCTAGACATTTTAGTTACTAGATTTTTCTAGTCTAGCTCCTAGATATTTCCTAAGATTATTCTAGATTATAATTTACAATTATATTTCTAGATTTTTGTACACAATACATTTCACTGTTATATTTTTACAAGTGTATTATCTGGATTTttctaaattaatattttaacataCAACAcctgtatttttttaaaaatttttattcattttgatATATTTAAAAGTACTTGAATATTTATTCAACTCTTTCATTAAAAGCAGAAGATTTTGGTAAACGAATGATTCAAGGGCATTCAGAATTACTGACGGGAGTAGACAAAAAGGGTACTACAGTATTGCACAAGTGGGTCACGAGCGGTGAAATATGGATCTTTAATTTCATATTAAAGAGCAATTGGAGGAGTTCGTTTGTTAAACTCATTGGTGATGCTGATTTCAACGACCGAAACAATCCTTTTCATGTTGCTGCAACTACTACCCATGAATCAACAGTCCAAATTGTAAAGCTTCTTGTAGAATCTTACAAAGAAGAATATCCAAATTGGTATGTTTATACTATTGATCAATTACCATGGTTTGTGAAAAATAAAGCAAACGAAGGACCTCTACATTTGGCCATACAGAACCAACGTGAAGATTTTGCATTATACATATTGTCGTTATATCAGGAAGATGATATTAACGGACTACTAGATTATTACGATCCAAAGCACTCTACATTATTTCTTGCTATAGAGAATAATTGCCCTCGAGTAACGAAAGAGATGTTGTCAAGATTGGATAAGGAAACCCGGAGCATATATCTCGAGGATTCCTCTAATGACCAGAATATAATGCATTTGGTTCCAACTTTGACAGGTAATATTCGATCTCTAGTCtactccgtcccttaatactcgcaccgttttgactggacaagcatgtcaatgcataactttgaccatcaatatctctAACTACATTATATAAATACTTATaaaagtattttattttatataaatCAATTGGCAAGATCCAGCTACCACCACAGGAAAAATTGTCAAAGTATGaggaaatattttcggatatctgatatgtgcttgcaaatgcatatcatagcaaaagacaaaataggaaaaaagacaaaaaagaaattaaatggcaCTTTTTAAATATGAATAGTACTTCCTTTTTtacttttagctatttgtcttttagctgatatttgtgttgccacacatatctgatatccgaaaaaacgACCTCGTCAAAATATAGGTTCTCTTATACGTAGTATTGTAAATGACAATGACAAGTTGACAACAAAATTACAAAACCAACATACATTATTACTAACATTTGGTAAAACAAAATGGAATGCAGATGTAGAGTTTGGAACATGGCTGGTAAATGAAGCACCAGAATTCATCACCAAACAAGACATCAACAACCAATCATCTTGGGATAAAGCATATGAAATTGGTCCTGCATGGTTTATTAACGCAGTTCTGAAAAAGGATCCGTCTATTTTCAGTAGTGCACCCTTGGTTTGGATTAAAGCATGTGAGAAAGGTCATGTTTTAGCTCTTCGTGCCTTCATCGACCATGATCCCGGAGCCTTTAGAGATCTTTGCATTGAACATAAAGATTCTCCCTTGCATCATATACGACTTCGAAACTTAACGGAGTATGAAAAGTTTCTCAAGGTTGAACACATGAAGGATCTAATCAATCTTCAAAATTCCCAAGACGAAACACCTTTACACAAAGCAATACGCAAAGGGGACATATTCTTGACAGAAACGTTGCTCAACATGGAGAAGATAATCGATAACATCAACGACAATCAAACTATAACTGCCATGGATCTGCTTGCACATGTTTACGAGGATGGTAATGCATGGGTATGACTTCAATTCTTTCAATAATTTTTCTCAATTAATGACAATCTAGCATTCGttgcactacaagaatttgtatctttaatgacaacctaataacgacgggtcaaaaaaccccgtcgcaaaagcatTTTGCGATGgggataacaaccaaacaagggcgagaacaaccgtcgcaaatgtcttttacgacgagattttccattaatgacGACCACGGGTTCGCTacagaaaatcccgtcattaatcaactaTTATTTGCGTTTAGCGACgagattttccgtcgttaatggtacaatttcttgtagtgttggtACATGATTGACACTAAATGGTATGAACCGTTACATTAATCCATTGCAGGGCCATATGTGCAAAAGAAACGGGCTTGATCCAAGGATAAAAACAACATACTTTGAACACAAGACGAATATGCTAGACGTTCGAACTTCCCTTTTTGTTGTAGCAGCTTTACTAGCCACCATTACATTCACCGCTGGATTCACTCTCCCAGGTGGATTTAATCAAGACAACGGGGAAGCAGTTTTAGCAACGAAGGCATCTTTTATAGTGTTTCTGATATCTGATACATTCGCTTTATTTTTTTCGATGTTGGTGCTAATTTGTCTAACATGGTCCATGGTCTTCGATCGTAGTCGGTCACTAAAATTGATTGATCGAAGCATGGTGCTACTGAGGTTAGCACTGAATTGCACCTTATTGGCGTTTATGACAGGCGTCTATATAGTTATAGCACCAAGGTCTTTATGGGTAGCCATCCTTATTATTGTCGTCATAAGTTCCCTCATTGTAATTTCAATCGATAAGACTTTTTTGTATGAAGTTATGGAGAAGGTGTTTCCTACTGCAAATGAGTGCCAAGATCCAATGCGACTTGCCGAACTGGTAAGTAATTACGAAAATCACTTATATttccatttatgaaattatcatTTATGACGTATTTTTTACTCGTATACAAAAAATCTGGTAACCGATCTAATGCTCCGTCTGATTGCAGGGGTACATCTCTAAGAATGAGCAGGATCCGTTAATCAGTCGTGAGCAGAGTACTAACGAAAGCCGCAGATCATCTAGCCAGCCGCGAGATAACTTGAAAAAGGAAGAATGAAAACTGGGTTCTATTATTATATACCAAATAGTACATGATATGGACGCACAAAacttcaattttatttttgtttttatagtgaaaagttaaattagttttttttcATCTTATATTTTGTATTTCCCTCAAAATAAAATTTGGTGATCGATCTTGTTGGTTGTCATGTACATGGAGTAATATACTTATATACACTTGAGGATAACGACATTATATATCCTAGATGATAGAATCTCGTACTAACTCCGATTTATAAAGTTCTTTACGGTTAccatttgcacaaatattaagacaaaattaaggaaaattggttggatataataaaatatggataaattaAAAGAAATGGGTAAAAAGGTGTGTAGATGgaagaaaaaatgaataaagtaaaacaaagtgagtggaaaattgtaaatattgtgagGTAGGAACGGTAAGgtaataaattttcatgtccaaaaataaaataaagtaaagcGTAAACAACATTATGAAAAAAACTAAAACGGAAACTATAAAGATCATTTTAtaacggaggtagtatgtcATAATTGAGCCATATGATTTAAGAAAGAAGTCTATATTACTTAGAAAACCTATAAAAATTTGGGATATCTCTGTAGGAAAGAATACCGTAAAATACGAAAATGAGAATAAAATGTGGGCTGAATATTTGATGTATGTAAAGTTGTGACGTGTTATAAAACACTatcttagaagcaaaattcgccccgactatggtgcaatcgCAATAGGCGTTGCCCCCCAAGATTTTTCACAGCAATTCGTTTTAACGTGCACTCGAATAAAACGAACTAGGAACTCATAATAATGCTCAGAATTTAGATgaagagaagagaaagagagTTAGAATTTTCGGTGTATCACAACTGATCCCCAAAGCTGATTTATATAGGAACAAAAATTCGTAACCGAAAAATTTACAATTAAAACGGAATCGAGAATCAAGGAACCGTTTTCGTAAATAAAGCGGCGGTTACGATTCTTTCATTAAGGTTATGGAGTGAGCTACGTAACTGAACGGTCTCACAATAGCTGGACCGTCAGTTACGTCTTGGCCCAAAAACGAGGCCCCCACCACACCGCGCACGTGCCACGAACACGAACACGAACCGAACCGGACGGTGGCGGCGCGCATGGGGATGCCCCCTTCTAGCCCACACCACTTGGGGAAGTACTTCAAAGTATAAACATTACTTCCCTATATTTAAACAAAGGGAAAAGTTTGTTTTCTTACCATGTGGGACAAAACCTTTTTCTTTAAATACTCCACTTGAAAAACCCACTTTTCATTTCTACCAATGTGGGACATTTTCACAACATGGTAAAACTCTTTCTTTGCATTATATTATTTCCAACAATCTCATTTGTAATATAAATAGAGCGTATGCTCACGAATAATATAATACACAACTCAACAATATTTTCCTCTCATTAATATTTTACAATAAAAAGCTTTATTGTTAAAAGACGAAtaattacactacaagaaattgtactattaacgacgggaaatcccgtcgcgaaaggccaataatcgttgattacgacgggatttcctgtcgcgaacccgtctgtaatcccccgtaaatttataaattttattaatatattttaacgtacattatttatatttaaatagaatttatgaattttaagtaataaatatataattaacgtatatttattttattttaagtacgttctgaatatttaacgattttagaactttattatatatttaatgtatatttaattttatttaagtatattctaaatattttaacggtttgtgcaataaagaataattttagaattttaagttaaaaagaatttgaattacgaaaatcgattgaatttagaaaacgatcatatttcggttttggattcgaatcctaaAATTAAACTCCTAACTCTAGCCCAATTGGTGAAGCCCAAAGTAATAAAATCCAAACTACATActccctttctcttttcctaattcacgtgaaaccaaagaagaaaaaaaaaaaaaaaaaaaacaagaaaagcaAACCCTCATTCTCTCATATATGCTATCACGTGAAACCTCCTTCACGTTCCTTACTCTCGGCcgtttttctctcctcccttcagCCGCCGTCGCGCCACCGCCGgaccaccgtcgtccctcgccATCCTCCGGTAATCCTccctctccttctctctctttcgTTCTCCTAAACTCCTTGGTTTCGGTTGCACGTTAATAGTTGCTCTGTTTCTGTTGTTGCGCAGCCACGCACAACCACCGAGCACCGCCATCCACTCGTCGTTCCCCTTCGCTGCGCCGCCCACCTGCAGCGTCGCTGCCGCGCCTGTCCAGCCGGAAATCCTCCTTCCTCGTTGGTTTCGGTTTCTGCCCTCTCCTTGCGGTTTTTGGTTCGACCAACAACCACCACTGCCTCCCACGGCAGCAACCCATCCCAGCCGCAACCGCTGTCGCGCCGCCGTGGTTCTGACCGCCGGctgctctctctctcctctccttttggttgtttcttaaaccctaagttatttaaatcttttaattaagtaaattaatttgaatttattctcttggatttaaattacgttcttgaatttaaattatatgtttttatgatttaactagaattttcagatttacatattatgtgtaaatgatgaatttaataacgttttaataatttaaattgcgtttcttgaatttaaattataagcttTATGCTTTAATTGTGGATTTCAGAATTTTaagtttgcataattaaattattaatttttagattaggtaattgaaatgaaagaatgattttaattattaaagtgtgaatttttaaggtttaaaatgatttaaatcataatagaatgattatatattattaaagatattatttttatgattttaagaacgctgattatgttttgtggacgtttgaaattattttatattgctggaaattttaaaagggatgttttattggagtctagaacgttttgggatcattagtttaatagttattatgcttggaggttatttagttaagtttcgatatttgggatggttcaaaatatgtttaggatgtatttagaatactttagtattgctgtaaattgttggatattgattggggaattttattggctGTTTTTAGGCgaagaattctttgtaggcgatttttgaattcgttaaagtggcctatcagtttgtttacacaaggtacgtacatacctgtgtgcttggaatgtgtgctaattgttgaaaccatgttgaacttgttggtgaacttggttgtgttgagattgttgttgaacttagttatgttgatattattgacgaactcggttaggttgaaattgcatgtttaatattgttggacgggcatattgaacttatattgcattatgagaattgtaacatgttagtatggaagattgatgcaaacatgtttgattgggaacactagattatttagtatataattcagatcagttaattgttgttcccttttagcttttcactactttatgagggcggaggacctcatttagtaagttgaaaccttatacccatatacaggggttgatcagtattagagaaaagattggagttaattggaatgagtcttgtttgatgcctctgtgatcacttactcaattccaagataaaaacagttataaataaatgtgagttgcatgccttatgtgattgttgagtcataacagggtgtcaatttgtaaatcatgtaaagtgaaactgagtagcaatagctttagactgtgcacgtctaaagtgacggacaagcaggagttggggttcatggtggtagcccatggcctttcattcggaccggattgatcaccgcgtcctattttcagtcaaacgttcctcgatatcgcaggtcactgaggttacggagtcgcgcccgtacctcgtctagctagaaaactcggtccattgcctatttcaattaaaataatattattgttataaaattctagtccagtctagcctagtctagttaagtatggccgtcagattatcatgctttgtctgcccttaattatgtttaatagtatcatgttaggattattattgctttagtatgtagtactcagctttgctgattacgtgctttgtttgtgtgtgttgatcatggctatgccttattgatcctgtgatgacccatctttggtgagcagtctctaaggatcaataagcgttgcccatctacaggtttgaagatgatgcatcattgagatcgggattagagagcttgtagttcatttgattttctaagttggatttggtttgtttaagtggactctaaaacttattgaattagtaacattaactttgtttttcgttgattggtttttgggatttattctgaaaatgattatttataaacctacagttagttttatgttttccgctgcaaaattctgaacaagccgttacgttttcacacgggcgataatgccttgataattctctacgttttatattaaaatgttcttttagaaaagagagaattatcggggtgttacaccgtcataaaagggggccgtcgttaatagaaaatcccgtcgttaacccgtcgtaaaagacattttgcgacggttattcctgtcattgtttggttattagccccgtcgcaaaaggcttttgcgacgggatttttgaccgtcgtaattaggttgtcgttaaagatacaaattcttgtagtgtaaataCTTAAGACTTTTATGCTCCTTCTTCAATATGTTTTGGCTCCGTTTGTTTAATGGAAAAGATTTTCATAGGAAAGTGatttttcaaagaaaataattttcTAGGAAAAATATCATGAGAAAatagttttcttttgtttgtttcCATCCAAGAAAAATGGAAATGATACATGGATAGGAGGTGTGATAAAGAAATGTGAAGGGGTATAGAGGAAAACATggctttcattttttttaaaaggaaagtTGTTACACccttaacaaaacaaacaaaggaaaattgaAAGATCATTTTCCCTTAAAGTATTTTCCATCAAAGCAAAAGGAGATTAATTCAATATTGTATCGATCTAAAAATTAACTGTAATTTTCATTAGAAAAATAACCGAGGAGTTGGCTTAGGCGACTCAGATGACAAGCTCGTCGTTCATATATATGTGTAactcataattaaattaaataacaaAAATGTATTGTATTAACAGAGGGAACTAATCTAAATAATTGTCTATCCAGTAATTTAGTACTAGTAATAAATAACGCATTAAATACACATGTTATTTCCTTGGCTCATTGGTAGAAAGAAGGTTCTAAAGTTTTGATATCTACTAGAGGTCTAGGGTTCGACTCCCTATATGTGAGCAAAAAAAATGCTTATTTGATGGACTATGGgtttataagttttaaaatagataagcattttaatgaagacaaaattaactgatatttttatatgctcaaaatgaacctttattttcaaaaaatatctcTTTACGCATATTAATTATCTTGTAATTAAGTGAGTATTTATTTTATAGAGCCAGATTTTGAAATTCTAGGATCCTGCAAAGGAGATATAGTGagtttttattgatttgaattcaacaatataatggatttcacaaaaaaaaaaatatatatatatatatatattatttcagTTAAAGACGTATTATTTTGGAAGGGACCCAAATCCCTTATTTGGCCTAAGGCCCTCAAAATGTCAGAACCGGCCCTGAATGTAGCCCATAATGAATAAGTCGTGTATATAAGTCGTACTGTGAAGCTTCTCTAACTTTTTATTTCTGTTGATGGTTTCTTGTATTATTAGAGATAATGTCATTAAAATTGACAAATAGAGGAGAGGACCGGAGGTGTGGTGATCAATAATGATTATGACTCCATCAACAATGCGAGGGAGTGGTCTGGTGGTCATTTGCGTAGAAGAATTATTTATGAGTTGatcataataaaaaataaaaataataggtCTTCGT encodes:
- the LOC110799873 gene encoding uncharacterized protein, whose translation is MASMEMDEELRDAAVSGDLEFLRNCVASNKPNQYYLTFFPKDDDGSPYGNIFHMAAENNREDFIREVIDEILSPEETQQLLIQVGDETNLWNPLHEAANNGNVEIVKMFLDVYKSLPSDPSQRPWLIQNSNKGTPCHTALFADHDECALEILRMDMELLCKMPTDRDSSLIYEAIHNKLSKLALEILRSPHSNSIPYTGFNGTTPFHSIHFFNSSGETEEIFRLLLQRERDLIKQQDDNGNSAFHLWAYDRKLWPFKSLLESNDIIPDAKRVFADLVSSTNNDGINPLHFLVKRTSNEEVSIEIAKLLVEIYKQELLAQTSSISEDQLPWLKQDDEGNTPFSLAIDRQLQNLAKYILSVDVNVVITCQENVLFLAIEKGCHEVAEKILEIVVNKGWTQLLTTSNNHQNILHLAALCKEDFGKRMIQGHSELLTGVDKKGTTVLHKWVTSGEIWIFNFILKSNWRSSFVKLIGDADFNDRNNPFHVAATTTHESTVQIVKLLVESYKEEYPNWYVYTIDQLPWFVKNKANEGPLHLAIQNQREDFALYILSLYQEDDINGLLDYYDPKHSTLFLAIENNCPRVTKEMLSRLDKETRSIYLEDSSNDQNIMHLVPTLTDVEFGTWLVNEAPEFITKQDINNQSSWDKAYEIGPAWFINAVLKKDPSIFSSAPLVWIKACEKGHVLALRAFIDHDPGAFRDLCIEHKDSPLHHIRLRNLTEYEKFLKVEHMKDLINLQNSQDETPLHKAIRKGDIFLTETLLNMEKIIDNINDNQTITAMDLLAHVYEDGNAWGHMCKRNGLDPRIKTTYFEHKTNMLDVRTSLFVVAALLATITFTAGFTLPGGFNQDNGEAVLATKASFIVFLISDTFALFFSMLVLICLTWSMVFDRSRSLKLIDRSMVLLRLALNCTLLAFMTGVYIVIAPRSLWVAILIIVVISSLIVISIDKTFLYEVMEKVFPTANECQDPMRLAELGYISKNEQDPLISREQSTNESRRSSSQPRDNLKKEE